Proteins encoded within one genomic window of Bacillus sp. 1NLA3E:
- a CDS encoding transporter substrate-binding domain-containing protein — MMKKLSILIAMSLAAIILLSGCGKSSSSEKADGSSKEDDTFKVGLEAGYAPFNWTQNGDSDGGVKIDGNAEFAGGYDVEIAKKIADGLGKKLVIVKTEWDGLVPSLTSGKIDGIIAGMSPTAERKKTIDFSDNYYKSDLVIVVKKGGKYEDAKSIQDFSGAKISAQLNTFHYSVIDQIKGVKKQPAMDNFPAMRVALESGVIDGYVSERPEGISASSANDHFAMVELSEGFKTSDGDTAIAVGVAKGSKLTEKINKILAGISEEERQKIMETAIKNQPAAK, encoded by the coding sequence ATGATGAAAAAATTATCTATTTTAATAGCTATGTCTTTGGCAGCTATTATTCTATTATCGGGTTGTGGAAAAAGTAGTAGTTCAGAAAAAGCGGATGGATCTTCAAAAGAAGATGACACTTTTAAAGTAGGTCTCGAAGCTGGATATGCCCCATTCAACTGGACTCAAAATGGCGATTCCGATGGCGGTGTGAAAATTGATGGCAATGCGGAATTTGCAGGCGGATATGATGTTGAAATCGCTAAAAAAATTGCTGATGGTTTAGGAAAAAAATTAGTGATTGTCAAAACTGAATGGGATGGCCTTGTTCCTTCATTAACTTCTGGAAAAATCGATGGAATTATTGCAGGGATGTCTCCAACAGCAGAGCGTAAAAAGACAATCGATTTCTCAGACAACTACTATAAATCAGATTTAGTTATCGTGGTTAAAAAAGGTGGAAAATATGAGGATGCGAAATCCATTCAAGATTTTAGTGGAGCAAAAATATCGGCACAATTGAATACATTCCACTATTCAGTAATCGACCAAATCAAAGGTGTAAAAAAACAGCCAGCTATGGATAACTTCCCAGCAATGCGAGTTGCTCTGGAATCAGGTGTAATTGATGGATACGTATCGGAACGTCCTGAAGGTATTAGCGCTTCTTCTGCGAACGATCATTTTGCCATGGTAGAACTGTCAGAAGGATTTAAAACATCAGATGGTGACACAGCAATCGCAGTGGGTGTGGCGAAAGGTAGTAAATTGACTGAAAAAATCAATAAAATCTTAGCAGGAATATCAGAAGAAGAACGTCAAAAAATTATGGAGACAGCTATTAAAAATCAACCAGCAGCTAAATAA
- a CDS encoding amino acid ABC transporter permease encodes MSFDWVVKIVSENWPMFLRGAGVTLLIAIIGTIIGSIIGLLIGVIRTIPMPERGAKRFFLKLINAILSIYIEFFRGTPMIVQAMVIYYGSALAFGFDMDRLYAAIFIVSINTGAYMSEIVRGGIVSIDKGQFEAAQAIGMNHVQTMFNIILPQVIRNILPATGNEFVINIKDTSVLNVISVSELYFQTKSIAGNNFRYFESFFVSCIIYFIMTFTVTRILRFIERKLDGPDNYIMGGNQMQVATVEDMLLKDNNRDGNTL; translated from the coding sequence ATGAGCTTTGATTGGGTAGTAAAAATTGTCTCAGAAAATTGGCCAATGTTTCTTCGTGGTGCTGGTGTGACACTCTTAATTGCCATCATTGGTACGATTATAGGGTCGATCATTGGTTTATTAATAGGGGTTATTCGAACCATTCCGATGCCTGAACGAGGGGCCAAACGCTTCTTTTTAAAATTAATAAATGCCATTCTTTCTATTTATATTGAGTTTTTCCGTGGAACACCAATGATTGTACAAGCGATGGTCATTTATTATGGTTCCGCTTTAGCATTTGGTTTTGATATGGACCGATTATATGCAGCAATTTTTATCGTATCAATCAATACAGGGGCCTACATGTCAGAAATTGTTCGCGGCGGTATTGTATCGATTGACAAGGGACAATTTGAAGCAGCCCAAGCAATCGGGATGAACCATGTTCAAACGATGTTTAATATTATTTTACCGCAAGTTATTCGCAATATTTTACCAGCCACAGGAAATGAATTTGTCATCAATATTAAAGATACCTCAGTGCTGAACGTTATTTCTGTTTCGGAATTATATTTCCAGACTAAATCAATTGCCGGTAACAACTTTAGATATTTTGAATCATTTTTTGTCTCCTGTATTATTTATTTTATTATGACCTTTACGGTGACAAGAATTTTGCGTTTTATCGAAAGAAAATTGGATGGTCCAGACAATTACATTATGGGTGGGAATCAAATGCAAGTGGCAACAGTAGAGGATATGTTGCTTAAGGACAATAATAGAGACGGGAATACATTGTAG
- a CDS encoding DoxX family protein, with amino-acid sequence MINFGLLLIRLVVGLLFVGHGAQKLFGWFGGYGLKGTGGWMESIGIKPGVTMALLAGLAELFGGIFFAVGFLTPLAGILIAATMVIGIVKVHGANGLWVTQNGYEYNLTLIAVSIGLALVGPGQYAIDALLF; translated from the coding sequence ATGATTAATTTTGGTTTATTATTGATTCGTTTAGTAGTTGGTTTGTTATTCGTGGGTCACGGTGCACAGAAATTGTTTGGTTGGTTTGGCGGTTACGGATTAAAAGGTACTGGTGGTTGGATGGAATCAATTGGTATTAAACCGGGTGTGACCATGGCTCTACTTGCAGGGTTGGCAGAACTTTTCGGGGGAATTTTCTTTGCGGTTGGATTTCTTACACCGCTTGCCGGTATTTTGATTGCAGCAACAATGGTTATTGGGATTGTTAAGGTACATGGTGCTAATGGATTATGGGTAACACAAAATGGTTATGAATATAACCTAACCTTGATAGCTGTTTCAATTGGTTTAGCTTTAGTAGGACCTGGCCAATACGCTATTGACGCTTTATTATTCTAA
- a CDS encoding amino acid ABC transporter ATP-binding protein — protein MEKVIDIQHLSKSFGTHEVLKDIDFSVEKGEVVCIIGSSGSGKSTLLRCVNLLEKPSGGQIIYNGENILDDKHDVYEYRKNLGMVFQQFNLFNNHNVLTNCVVGQIKVLKRSKQEAEKVAMKYLNVVGMDRFVNAKPKHLSGGQKQRVAIARALSMEPDVMLFDEPTSALDPEMVGDVLKIMKELAHSGLTMLIVTHEMEFAKEVSDRVVFMDKGVIAEEGTPEQIFNNPTEPRTREFLKRTLV, from the coding sequence ATGGAAAAGGTTATTGATATTCAACATTTGAGCAAATCCTTTGGTACTCATGAAGTCTTAAAAGATATTGATTTTTCAGTGGAAAAGGGAGAAGTAGTCTGTATCATCGGTTCCTCCGGGTCGGGTAAATCAACTCTTCTTCGTTGCGTGAATCTGCTAGAAAAGCCAAGTGGCGGTCAAATTATCTATAATGGAGAAAACATTCTAGATGATAAACATGATGTCTACGAATATCGCAAAAACTTAGGGATGGTATTTCAACAATTTAACTTGTTTAATAATCACAATGTGTTAACGAATTGTGTTGTGGGACAAATTAAAGTTTTAAAGCGTTCGAAGCAAGAGGCCGAAAAGGTAGCGATGAAATATTTGAATGTGGTCGGGATGGATCGGTTTGTGAACGCCAAACCAAAACATTTATCAGGTGGTCAAAAACAACGTGTCGCTATTGCAAGAGCCCTTTCTATGGAACCGGATGTGATGTTGTTTGATGAACCAACATCAGCCCTTGATCCAGAAATGGTAGGGGATGTTCTTAAAATTATGAAGGAACTAGCCCATTCTGGTCTTACGATGCTAATCGTCACTCATGAAATGGAATTCGCCAAAGAAGTTTCTGACCGTGTCGTATTTATGGACAAAGGGGTTATCGCGGAAGAAGGAACTCCAGAGCAAATATTCAATAATCCAACTGAGCCACGGACACGGGAGTTTTTGAAGCGGACTTTGGTTTAA
- a CDS encoding MarR family winged helix-turn-helix transcriptional regulator, which yields MDGTCSNKPYLAIMQTSKAIQEQIRIEMSKHRVSITEFAVLEVLFLKGKQTIQQIAQSILIASSSMTYVVDKLEQKGLLKRSACPEDRRAIYVTITDTGNELMNHIMPMHRELVDYMLGSLDHDEAVTMVRLLEKVRNRAIS from the coding sequence GTGGATGGAACATGTTCAAACAAGCCTTACCTGGCGATCATGCAAACATCTAAAGCGATTCAGGAGCAAATAAGAATAGAAATGTCTAAACATAGGGTAAGTATTACGGAGTTTGCCGTTTTAGAAGTACTTTTCCTTAAGGGGAAACAAACGATTCAGCAGATTGCTCAAAGTATTCTAATTGCAAGCAGTTCAATGACGTATGTGGTCGATAAACTAGAGCAAAAGGGTTTATTAAAAAGAAGTGCCTGTCCTGAAGATCGTCGTGCTATATATGTGACGATAACCGATACAGGTAATGAATTAATGAATCATATCATGCCGATGCATAGGGAATTGGTTGATTATATGCTTGGTTCATTGGATCATGATGAGGCAGTAACCATGGTCAGGCTTTTGGAAAAAGTAAGGAATAGAGCCATTTCATAA